A stretch of DNA from Erwinia aphidicola:
GCCGAGTGGGTATTATTCCATGTTACACCATCCGTTTCGTTATCGGCATAGCCCAACGCACGGTAGCGCTCAAGCTCGCGAATTTCATGAGTGTAAAAACGTTTATCGGTATCCGTGGCGGCGATCTTGCCACCAGTAATATCCGTTAAACGTTGCACCATTACATCATTACCCGATGATGCACCAAAACGCTTCACGTGTATTTTCACCAGCTCCACTCCAGCAGCATCAATATCTGCCGTGCGCCAGTCAAGGTCGCGTATCGGCCCACCGCACTTTTCGCTGTTATATTTACGGCCACTGTATTTACCTTGGGTATTCCACTCCCCATAGGGGCTATGCAACATGACATACAGCGGCTGAATGCCGGAACCGTCCGGGAACACCAGGATAAAGTCGCGCCAGCTTTTCACCGTTGGTAGCGGCAGTACCGTGGCGCTCAGCGCGGGCAGGCTGATGATATTGCCGCCGGTATGAATAAACGCGCTCGGTAACGGCGCCGGGCCGTCCAGCACAATCGGGCCGTTAGCCCCGGGAGCATTTGCCGGGCTGACCAGAATCTGCGGCCGACCGGCAGCCATATCCGCAGGCAGCGTGAACTGGTAATAGTCACTCTGCGGATCGAGGGTGGCTGACAGCACGCGCAGCGGCTGCGGCGTCTGCGTTCTGACCAGCTGCAGATACGCCGCCCCCGCGTAAACTGCCAGCTGCCCGCGCAGAGACGTATTGACGCTTTTACCCACTGCGGCCCGCAGTGCGCCTGCGTTCGTCAGGCCAATCACCACCGGGGAAATCGCCGCCAGAAATACCTGACTGAAATCCGTGCTGTTGAGCTTGCCGGACTGCCATAACGCCTGGGTATCCAGCTCCAGCCCGGTGGTGGTGATGCTGATATCCCCGTGCGGCTGCGGTTTTAGCCGTGCAGCCGCCGCCAGCAGGTTTTGCGTGTAGGCAGCGGACTGCGCCGCCGTCGGCCCGGCGTAACCATTTCCCAGATAGCTAAAGCCCGGCGGCGTGTTGCTGCCGTAGCCGCGCAGCGGGAAAACATTCGCGCCCGCCAACTGTTTGTTAGCGCTGTCGCGTAACTGTTGCAGCAGCAGCCCTAGCGTCTTATCGGCAGCGACTTTAGTCTGATTTAGTAACTCAAGCTTTGGTGCAATGACAGCCAGCTTAGCCTGGGCGAGGAAAATCTCTGCCGGAGCGTTGTCATGCTGCGCCTTCAACGATTCGACAATCTTTTGTTTCTCCTCATAAAGTGTCTTGAACTGCGCCAGCGTCATTTTTCCAGTCAGGGTCTGGTAAAATTTGTCGATCATCTCAGCGGCTATCTGGTCTATCGTCGCCTGGCTCGTTTTCGATGTCGCCCTGGCCTGGTCAAGCTCCTGCGCCCAGCGCTGCTGCTGCGCTCTGGTTGCCGCCAGCGCTCTGACGCACGTTTCGCGATCGCTACGTGCCAGCTTCAGCCTCATCTGCAGCGTCTCGCCGGGATGCTGTTTATCCCAGGCGGCCTGCTGCGCCGCTAACTGCTGCTTTTTTTCATCCAGCTGTTTTTGCGGCAGAGCGGGTGTGACCGTGACATAGATCGGGGCAATATGGCTGCCAACCGGAAAGGAGATGATGGCATCGTGAGTCTGATTGCCCGGCACCGCGTGTAGCAGTTCAACACTGGCAGGCGTGCTGGCGGTGACGGTTTTCGAGCTGCTGGGCGTGACATTTTTTGCCGGAGAGGTATCAATTTTAATCGTCAGAGCGGGTTTACCCGGCACCACGCTGGCGGTAAATACCCCCGGTCGGCTGGTTGCCGTCGCCTGCACAACTTAGACCTGAGACTGCGCCGGAGCAGGCTTCACCAGCGCCAGCTGTTGCTTACCATCAACAATGACATCCTGAATCCGTAACTGAGTCCTGACGGCTGGCTGGGTGGTAATCGTTTCTTTAGTCAGCAGGCCTGCGGGCAAAGTATCGACCACCGACACCATGTCATTACCACTGAGCGAGGAAGGGATCAACATGCCAACCACCATGCCCGCCAGACGCCCCGCGTAGGGTAAAGCATCCACGGCCAACGCTCCAAGTCGGGCTAAAGCCTCATCCATCGCCGCACTGACAGAAGTGCTGGTATTCAGCGTGGTTCCCCATCCGCCGCTAATAACAGCCAGCGACATCGGCACGCCGGGCAACATCATCGCCTGTAATTCTGGGTGACTTTTCAAATCATCTTCTGATGATGAAGTATGACTCCCCCCATTTCCGCCCGCATTACCGGTATTATGTGAATTACCCCCTTTGCCGCCGGTATAATGATGGATCGTGTGACCACCGGGATCGGTGGTATTGCCCCACCCCGGACCATCATTAGAGGTAATAGCGGTAAGCCCGGCAGTAAAGGTAATTCCCCCATCCTGGGAATGAATACCTGCATGCCCGCAATAAAACTTTATTCTATTTCCTTTCATCTTTACTCCATGTCCCGCGTCTTTGCGGTGTGAACAGCCCTTCCAGTTATCTGGTTTGAAAAATGAGAAAGTGAATAGCCAGGTGCTCAGTACTTCAGAGCGTTAATATCAACAGAGTTTCAGGGCGGGGATAAGCAGACGCAGGCGTGCAGCCCATGACACATCAATGGGCTGCACGAAATTAAGCGGGGAATAAAGAAAAGAACGTTAAGGCTGCATCTCCACGCTGGCAGTCGCGGGCGGTGGCGTATTATTGCTGACCCACAGCGTCGGCCACTGGTCGCTGCTGTGCCAGGCGTCACAGGTGCTCTCCTGGGCGTATTCCGCCAGCACAAACTCGCGGCCATTATACTGCCAGCGGGTCGCCACACCGCAGTCGCCCAAGCCGCGATCCTTACTGTAGGTCAGCAGCTCACCGCGTGCCGCATCAAAGTCGGCATTGACCAGCTCCAGCTGTTTACTGCTCTGCTCGGGCGGTGCGAACGGCAGCGTCAGCGTGACGCTTTTGGAGACATAAGGCTGGCTGCGCGTCACTTCGAACGCCAGATCGATGGTGTTATACGCCCCCATTTCACAGCTCACCAGCAGCAGTGCCTTCTCATCGTTCAAGGGAGAAACGCTGACCTCGCGCCGCTGCGGATTAAGCGAACAGCTATCGCTGTTAACCCGCCAGGTGCCGAAATCGATCAGCCCGCTGGTTTCATCGTGCGTCAGTGCCAGCGGCGGGCGCGGCGGCGGGGCAACCTGCGGCAGCGCCGGCACCGGCGGTACATCCCAGGCGGCGCGGTCGCCACGCTTAATCCAGGCACTGGCACCGTTGACGCGCCCCTGCACCTCATCCATCAGCAGCAGCGCCGCCTTCAGGCCGTGCAGCGACACCGTGGCATCCGCCCGGTAGAGCAGCTGGATGGCATCGGCATCCATCACCTGAGCGAGGAATTCATCGATAGAGATAGCGTGATGGGTCAGCAGGTGGTGCGGCTCCACATCCCAGTGTTTAAGGTCGAGCTGCAGCCGTCGTCCATCCAGCAGCAGGTTGTCGCGCAGCGCGCCGCCCGTCAGTTCGCCACTGTAGCGGTTGCCATAATCGATGCGCAGTTCGGCCTGGGCATTATTCCCCGCCGCACGCTCCAGCGTCATTGCCAGCCCGTTATCGCCAGGGAAACTGCGCGCTTCGCAGCTGTTGAGGTTGTTGCAGGTAATCTGCCAGTCAGAAAAAGTCTTCTGTAACGGCTGGGCCTGCAACGCTGCCGCAAACAAAAACAGGGGCAGCACTGACCATTTCGTCCAGTAAGGCATTGATCGAGGGGTCCCGGTGATGTGAGGCAAAGAAGAATATTAGCACAGACGATCTGTGCACTGATTCCATCATGCGTTGCTGCGCCCGGGGCCTCAATCGGATTTATCGGACAGTCGTGGTCAGATTCAACTCAGACGCAGCCAGCCTTCAATCAGGGCATGCTGTAACAGGGTTACCGTTTTACCATCTTTGATGCGGCCATCTTTGACCATCGCCCAGGCTTGCGGGAAGGTCACTTCCAGCACGTCGATATCCTCATCCTCTACCCCGCCCCCGGCGTTATCGCGCTGGGCATAGCTATATTCCGCGGCAAAAAAGTGGATCAGCTCGGTCACGCCGCCCGGCGACATGTAGAGCTCATACAGCTTTTCGACTTCGCCCACCGCGTAACCGGTCTCTTCAATGGCTTCTTTACGGATGCAGTCTTCTGGCGAATCATCATCAAGCAGCCCGGCACAGGCTTCAATCAGCATGCCGCTGGGATTGCCGTTAACCCAGGTGGCAATGCGGAACTGACGCGTCAGCACCACGCTGTTTTTATCGCGGTTGTACAGCAGGATAGTGGCGCCGTTGCCACGATCGTACACTTCGCGCTTGTGGCGGAGGGTGGAGCCGTCCTTCGCGGTGATCTCGTAGGTAAAGTTGCGCAGGGTGAACCAGTTTTCTGACAGGATTTTATTTTTGATGACGTCGATCTTGGCTGACATACAGGCTCCGTTGAGATGAATCGGGAGTCTGCCATCTTAGAACGCAACGCGAGGGAAAACTATCTGAAAGACAAAGGGTCAGGCATGCCTGACCCTTACCGTGATGACCTGAGCACTTCGCCGATGGCGATTAGTGGTTATGTTCTTCCTGCGCCAGCGCATTCACACGCTTGCGGGCGCCAAACCAGCCCAGTACCAGCACCACGGCAATCAGCGGGATAGCCGCAATGGTGTAGGTGCCGTTCGGGTAGTCAAACGCCATCAGCACCAGCACGCTGGCCAGGAACAGCAGCGTCAGCCAGGAGGTAAACGGCGCCCACGGCATTTTAAAGCTCACATCTTCCGCTTTACCCTCTTTGATCGCTTTACGCAGGCGCATCTGGCACACCACGATAAATGCCCAGGAAGAGATAATCCCCAGCGCCGCAACGTTCAGTACGATCTCAAACACGCGCGATGGCACCACGTAGTTCAGGTACACGCCGATGATGTATACGCCGATGGTGACCAGAATCCCCATATAAGGCACCTGCTGGCCGCTCATTTTCGACATGAACTTCGGCGCAGATCCGCCCATCGACATCGAGCGCAGGATACGCCCGGTTGAATAGAGGCCGGAGTTCAGGCTGGAAAGCGCTGCGCTCAGTACCACGATATTCATAATGCTGCCGACGTAAGGCACGCCCAGCTTGGTAAAGAAGGTCACGAACGGACTTTGACCGGCCTGATAGGCATTCCACGGCAGCAGCAGCACCAGCAGCACTACCGAGCCGACGTAGAACAGGCCAATACGCCAGATCACGCTGTTGATCGCTTTTGGCAGCATGGTTTTCGGGTCTTTACACTCCCCCGCGGCGGTGCCCACCAGCTCAATTGAGGCAAAGGCAAACACCACCCCCTGCACCAGCACCAGCGCCGGCATCAGACCATTGGGGAAGAAGCC
This window harbors:
- the nudK gene encoding GDP-mannose pyrophosphatase NudK encodes the protein MSAKIDVIKNKILSENWFTLRNFTYEITAKDGSTLRHKREVYDRGNGATILLYNRDKNSVVLTRQFRIATWVNGNPSGMLIEACAGLLDDDSPEDCIRKEAIEETGYAVGEVEKLYELYMSPGGVTELIHFFAAEYSYAQRDNAGGGVEDEDIDVLEVTFPQAWAMVKDGRIKDGKTVTLLQHALIEGWLRLS
- a CDS encoding S-type pyocin domain-containing protein, which gives rise to MRLKLARSDRETCVRALAATRAQQQRWAQELDQARATSKTSQATIDQIAAEMIDKFYQTLTGKMTLAQFKTLYEEKQKIVESLKAQHDNAPAEIFLAQAKLAVIAPKLELLNQTKVAADKTLGLLLQQLRDSANKQLAGANVFPLRGYGSNTPPGFSYLGNGYAGPTAAQSAAYTQNLLAAAARLKPQPHGDISITTTGLELDTQALWQSGKLNSTDFSQVFLAAISPVVIGLTNAGALRAAVGKSVNTSLRGQLAVYAGAAYLQLVRTQTPQPLRVLSATLDPQSDYYQFTLPADMAAGRPQILVSPANAPGANGPIVLDGPAPLPSAFIHTGGNIISLPALSATVLPLPTVKSWRDFILVFPDGSGIQPLYVMLHSPYGEWNTQGKYSGRKYNSEKCGGPIRDLDWRTADIDAAGVELVKIHVKRFGASSGNDVMVQRLTDITGGKIAATDTDKRFYTHEIRELERYRALGYADNETDGVTWNNTHSATLEDYKISDKGNDLYTNEALDAFEREEEEIKK
- a CDS encoding DUF1176 domain-containing protein → MPYWTKWSVLPLFLFAAALQAQPLQKTFSDWQITCNNLNSCEARSFPGDNGLAMTLERAAGNNAQAELRIDYGNRYSGELTGGALRDNLLLDGRRLQLDLKHWDVEPHHLLTHHAISIDEFLAQVMDADAIQLLYRADATVSLHGLKAALLLMDEVQGRVNGASAWIKRGDRAAWDVPPVPALPQVAPPPRPPLALTHDETSGLIDFGTWRVNSDSCSLNPQRREVSVSPLNDEKALLLVSCEMGAYNTIDLAFEVTRSQPYVSKSVTLTLPFAPPEQSSKQLELVNADFDAARGELLTYSKDRGLGDCGVATRWQYNGREFVLAEYAQESTCDAWHSSDQWPTLWVSNNTPPPATASVEMQP
- the ansP gene encoding L-asparagine permease → MKADKKSGADKRAARRRWLNSHDSGYHKAMDNRHVQMIAIGGAIGTGLFLGAGARLQAAGPALALVYLVCGIFSFFILRALGELVLHRPSSGSFVSYSREFLGEKASYVAGWMYFVNWAMTGIVDITAVALYMHYWGAFGDVPQWVFALGALAIVGTMNMIGVKWFAEMEFWFALIKVLAIVIFLVVGVVFLGSGKPLDGNATGFHLISDNGGFFPNGLMPALVLVQGVVFAFASIELVGTAAGECKDPKTMLPKAINSVIWRIGLFYVGSVVLLVLLLPWNAYQAGQSPFVTFFTKLGVPYVGSIMNIVVLSAALSSLNSGLYSTGRILRSMSMGGSAPKFMSKMSGQQVPYMGILVTIGVYIIGVYLNYVVPSRVFEIVLNVAALGIISSWAFIVVCQMRLRKAIKEGKAEDVSFKMPWAPFTSWLTLLFLASVLVLMAFDYPNGTYTIAAIPLIAVVLVLGWFGARKRVNALAQEEHNH